The following nucleotide sequence is from Betaproteobacteria bacterium.
CTTTCTTGGGGCGGCGGTATGAGGCTCGTGCCATCTCTCGGGGCTCGCAGAGCAATCCGGTGCGGTGAAGACGCCGGGGAACGGGTGTTCGGTCCCATGACGAAGGCGGGCAGCGCGAGGAGCATGCAACCATGACCCAGGGCGCGCTCGTCGTAGGTGCAGGACCGGTGGGCCTCACGATGGCGCTCGAACTCGCGCGCTACAAGGTTCCCGTGCGGCTCATCGACAGGATGACGGAGCGCAGCGACACGTCTCGCGCCGTTGCGATCTGGAGCCGGACGCTCGAGCTTCTCGACCGCGCCGGGATCAGCGAGGAGCTGATTGCCATGGGCAACAAGGTCACGGCCGCCAGCATCATGGCCGGTCGCAGCCTTGTCGCCCACTTCGAGCTCAAGGAAGTCGACACGCCTTATCCATTCGTGTTGATGCTCCCGCAGTGCGATACCGAGGCCGTGCTCGAACGGCGTCTCCAGCGCTTTGGCACGCGCGCGGAGCTGGGTGTCGAACTCACCTCGTTCACGCAGGACGAAACCGGGGTAACGGCGACGCTGCGTCGTGGCGACGGCAGCATCGCAACCGAGCGCTTCGCATGGCTCATCGCCTGCGACGGTTCGCACAGTCCCATCCGCCACAGCCTTGGCCTCACGTTCGATGGCGACACCATCGGATTCGACTGGGCACTGGGCGACTTCCACATGGCCGGCGCGCCCTTCCCGTTGAATGAACTTGCCACCTACTGGCACGAAGACGGGCCGATCGTCTTCTTTCCGATGTCCGCGGGACGCTACCGGCTCATCGTGAGCCTCAGGCCCTCGACCGGTACTTTGCCGGTAGCGCCGACGCTCGAAGGGTTCCAGGCGCTCGTCGACCAGCGCGGGCCGGGAGGAATCACGCTCAGCGACCCGATATGGACATCCGCCTTTCGCATCAACGAGCGCCAGGTCGCGAGCTATCGGGTCGGGCGCGTGTTCCTCGCCGGCGACGCAGCACACGTGCACAGCCCCGCAGGCGGCCAGGGC
It contains:
- a CDS encoding FAD-dependent monooxygenase; translation: MTQGALVVGAGPVGLTMALELARYKVPVRLIDRMTERSDTSRAVAIWSRTLELLDRAGISEELIAMGNKVTAASIMAGRSLVAHFELKEVDTPYPFVLMLPQCDTEAVLERRLQRFGTRAELGVELTSFTQDETGVTATLRRGDGSIATERFAWLIACDGSHSPIRHSLGLTFDGDTIGFDWALGDFHMAGAPFPLNELATYWHEDGPIVFFPMSAGRYRLIVSLRPSTGTLPVAPTLEGFQALVDQRGPGGITLSDPIWTSAFRINERQVASYRVGRVFLAGDAAHVHSPAGGQGMNTGMQDACNLAWKLAMVCRGMAAAPSLLDSYDAERRPVGAEVIAAAGRLTKLALIRNPVAQHLRDAVAYVLLGLAPVQRALEGSMTETSVGYADSPINGTTQGLGIAAGARMRPAAGEAPYGAGDAPRFTLRANVSGTPPLTSVQDLLDPTVRPNAAGRGIELVRPDGYLAMSAADGDWAQVADYLERFAGA